The following are encoded in a window of Poecile atricapillus isolate bPoeAtr1 chromosome 21, bPoeAtr1.hap1, whole genome shotgun sequence genomic DNA:
- the TPST1 gene encoding protein-tyrosine sulfotransferase 1 isoform X1: protein MVGKLKQNLLLACLVISSVTVFYLGQHAMECHHRMEQRGQPPRGDGARATLGTAPSASTNRTLPYSKDMPLIFIGGVPRSGTTLMRAMLDAHPDIRCGEETRVIPRILAVKQMWARSSKEKIRLDEAGVTDEVLDSAMQAFLLEIIVKHGEPAPYLCNKDPFALKSLTYLARIFPNAKFLLMVRDGRASVHSMISRKVTIAGFDLNSYRDCLTKWNRAIETMYNQCMEVGFGRCMLVHYEQLVLHPERWMRTLLKFLHIPWNQAVLHHEEMIGKAGGVSLSKVERSTDQVIKPVNVEALSKWVGKIPADVLQDMPVIAPMLAKLGYDPYANPPNYGKPDQKVVENTRRVYKGEFQLPDFLKEVPQPKKTVEMKSRGKIK, encoded by the exons ATGGTCGGGAAGCTGAAGCAGAACCTGCTGCTGGCGTGCCTGGTGATCAGCTCGGTGACCGTGTTCTACCTGGGCCAGCACGCCATGGAGTGCCACCACCGCATGGAGCAGCGCGGGCAGCCCCCGCGGGGGGACGGTGCCAGGGCCACGCTGGGGACAGcccccagtgccagcaccaACAGAACCCTGCCCTACAGCAAGGACATGCCCCTGATCTTCATCGGGGGAGTGCCCCGCAGCGGCACCACGCTGATGCGCGCCATGCTGGACGCGCACCCCGATATCCGCTGCGGGGAGGAGACCAGGGTGATCCCCAGGATCCTGGCTGTGAAGCAGATGTGGGCCAGGTCCAGCAAGGAGAAAATCCGCCTGGATGAGGCTGGGGTCACGGATGAGGTGCTGGATTCAGCCATGCAGGCGTTTTTGTTGGAGATCATCGTCAAACACGGCGAGCCCGCTCCCTATTTGTGTAACAAGGATCCCTTTGCTTTAAAATCCCTAACTTATCTCGCCAGAATTTTCCCCAATGCCAAATTCCTGCTGATGGTCCGGGATGGCCGTGCATCTGTGCATTCCATGATCTCCAGGAAAGTCACAATAGCTGGCTTTGACCTGAACAGCTACAGGGACTGCCTGACCAAGTGGAACCGGGCCATAGAAACCATGTACAACCAGTGCATGGAGGTGGGCTTTGGCAGGTGCATGCTGGTGCACTACGAACAGCTGGTGCTGCACCCTGAGAGGTGGATGAGGACTCTCCTCAAGTTCCTGCACATCCCATGGAACCAGGCAGTGCTGCACCATGAGGAGATGATTGGAAAAGCTGGAGGGGTTTCTCTTTCCAA gGTTGAAAGATCCACTGACCAAGTGATCAAGCCAGTGAATGTGGAAGCTCTGTCCAAGTGGGTTGGGAAGATCCCAGCTGATGTCCTGCAGGACATGCCAGTGATTGCCCCCATGCTGGCCAAACTGGGCTATGACCCCTATGCCAACCCCCCCAATTATGGGAAGCCAGATCAGAAAGTGGTGGAAAACACAAGGAGG gtCTATAAAGGTGAATTTCAGCTTCCTGACTTCCTCAAAGAAGTGCCACAG CCAAAGAAGACAGTAGAAATGAAGTCTCGTGGCAAGATAAAATGA
- the TPST1 gene encoding protein-tyrosine sulfotransferase 1 isoform X2: MVGKLKQNLLLACLVISSVTVFYLGQHAMECHHRMEQRGQPPRGDGARATLGTAPSASTNRTLPYSKDMPLIFIGGVPRSGTTLMRAMLDAHPDIRCGEETRVIPRILAVKQMWARSSKEKIRLDEAGVTDEVLDSAMQAFLLEIIVKHGEPAPYLCNKDPFALKSLTYLARIFPNAKFLLMVRDGRASVHSMISRKVTIAGFDLNSYRDCLTKWNRAIETMYNQCMEVGFGRCMLVHYEQLVLHPERWMRTLLKFLHIPWNQAVLHHEEMIGKAGGVSLSKVERSTDQVIKPVNVEALSKWVGKIPADVLQDMPVIAPMLAKLGYDPYANPPNYGKPDQKVVENTRRVYKGEFQLPDFLKEVPQTEPME; the protein is encoded by the exons ATGGTCGGGAAGCTGAAGCAGAACCTGCTGCTGGCGTGCCTGGTGATCAGCTCGGTGACCGTGTTCTACCTGGGCCAGCACGCCATGGAGTGCCACCACCGCATGGAGCAGCGCGGGCAGCCCCCGCGGGGGGACGGTGCCAGGGCCACGCTGGGGACAGcccccagtgccagcaccaACAGAACCCTGCCCTACAGCAAGGACATGCCCCTGATCTTCATCGGGGGAGTGCCCCGCAGCGGCACCACGCTGATGCGCGCCATGCTGGACGCGCACCCCGATATCCGCTGCGGGGAGGAGACCAGGGTGATCCCCAGGATCCTGGCTGTGAAGCAGATGTGGGCCAGGTCCAGCAAGGAGAAAATCCGCCTGGATGAGGCTGGGGTCACGGATGAGGTGCTGGATTCAGCCATGCAGGCGTTTTTGTTGGAGATCATCGTCAAACACGGCGAGCCCGCTCCCTATTTGTGTAACAAGGATCCCTTTGCTTTAAAATCCCTAACTTATCTCGCCAGAATTTTCCCCAATGCCAAATTCCTGCTGATGGTCCGGGATGGCCGTGCATCTGTGCATTCCATGATCTCCAGGAAAGTCACAATAGCTGGCTTTGACCTGAACAGCTACAGGGACTGCCTGACCAAGTGGAACCGGGCCATAGAAACCATGTACAACCAGTGCATGGAGGTGGGCTTTGGCAGGTGCATGCTGGTGCACTACGAACAGCTGGTGCTGCACCCTGAGAGGTGGATGAGGACTCTCCTCAAGTTCCTGCACATCCCATGGAACCAGGCAGTGCTGCACCATGAGGAGATGATTGGAAAAGCTGGAGGGGTTTCTCTTTCCAA gGTTGAAAGATCCACTGACCAAGTGATCAAGCCAGTGAATGTGGAAGCTCTGTCCAAGTGGGTTGGGAAGATCCCAGCTGATGTCCTGCAGGACATGCCAGTGATTGCCCCCATGCTGGCCAAACTGGGCTATGACCCCTATGCCAACCCCCCCAATTATGGGAAGCCAGATCAGAAAGTGGTGGAAAACACAAGGAGG gtCTATAAAGGTGAATTTCAGCTTCCTGACTTCCTCAAAGAAGTGCCACAG ACTGAACCTATGGAATAG